One Solea senegalensis isolate Sse05_10M linkage group LG13, IFAPA_SoseM_1, whole genome shotgun sequence DNA segment encodes these proteins:
- the kcnj15 gene encoding ATP-sensitive inward rectifier potassium channel 15 — MIRKTQRRIVSKDGHNNVRIDNVEGMVKLYLHDIWTTVVDMKWRYKLTLFASTFVMTWFIFGVIYYFIGMGNGDFEADLNSTHTPCLMNVQTLTGAFLFSLESQTTIGYGYRFISEECPLAIFTLVAQLVITGLAEIFVTGAFLAKLARPKKRAETIKFSQLAVICQRQGKLCLMVRVANMRKSLLIQCQLTGKLLHSHVTQEGEKTQVHQTSVDFHMDSSGECPFLILPLIFYHVLDEQSPLAGLTAENLHTQEFELLVTLNATMESTAATCQSRTSYVPKEILWGYEFKPVLFSTTGGRYVADFNFFDKVQMSNDAAFLRNNADKLKLEEDYKRE, encoded by the coding sequence ATGATCAGAAAGACACAGCGCAGAATTGTGTCCAAGGACGGACACAACAATGTGCGGATTGACAACGTGGAGGGCATGGTGAAGCTGTACCTGCACGACATCTGGACCACCGTGGTGGACATGAAGTGGCGCTACAAGCTCACTCTGTTTGCGTCCACGTTTGTCATGACCTGGTTCATCTTTGGGGTCATCTATTACTTCATCGGCATGGGCAACGGAGACTTTGAGGCAGATCTGAATTCCACGCACACACCCTGCTTGATGAACGTGCAGACGCTGACCGGagccttcctcttctctctggaGTCGCAGACGACCATTGGCTATGGTTACCGTTTCATCTCCGAGGAATGTCCCCTGGCGATCTTCACTCTGGTCGCTCAGCTCGTCATCACTGGCCTCGCCGAGATCTTCGTCACCGGTGCCTTTCTCGCCAAACTGGCTCGGCCCAAGAAGCGAGCGGAGACCATCAAGTTCAGCCAGCTGGCAGTGATCTGCCAGCGTCAGGGCAAGCTGTGTCTGATGGTGAGGGTGGCAAACATGAGGAAGAGCCTCCTGATCCAGTGCCAGCTCACAGGAAAACTCCTGCACTCACACGTGACTCAGGAGGGCGAGAAGACTCAGGTCCACCAGACCTCTGTTGACTTCCACATGGACTCCAGTGGAGAGTGTCCTTTCCTCATCCTGCCTCTCATTTTCTACCACGTCCTGGACGAGCAGAGCCCGCTGGCGGGACTGACGGCAGAGAACCTCCACACTCAGGAGTTTGAGCTGCTGGTCACCCTCAACGCCACCATGGAGTCGACGGCGGCCACGTGTCAGAGCCGCACGTCTTACGTTCCCAAGGAAATCCTCTGGGGCTACGAGTTCAAGCCGGTGCTGTTCAGCACCACTGGAGGTCGCTATGTGGCAGATTTCAACTTCTTTGACAAAGTGCAGATGAGCAACGACGCAGCTTTTCTCAGAAACAACGCGGACAAGCTGAAACTCGAGGAGGACTATAAGAGAGAGTAG